In one Shewanella loihica PV-4 genomic region, the following are encoded:
- a CDS encoding YqcC family protein, with the protein MSLYTEKQLRLIEAELKRLQLWQDQPPSAEAMADPTPFACESMTFEQWLQFIFLPKMGEIIAVNGALPSQIALTPMAEHVWQGRAEMRVLITIINQLDEHLSGSN; encoded by the coding sequence GTGTCTCTCTATACCGAAAAACAGCTCAGGCTTATCGAAGCCGAATTGAAACGACTGCAATTGTGGCAAGACCAGCCGCCTTCTGCCGAGGCGATGGCGGACCCGACGCCCTTTGCCTGCGAGTCGATGACATTTGAGCAGTGGCTGCAGTTTATCTTTCTGCCCAAGATGGGCGAGATCATCGCCGTTAATGGCGCGCTGCCCAGTCAGATTGCCTTGACTCCCATGGCCGAGCATGTGTGGCAGGGCAGAGCCGAGATGCGAGTATTAATCACCATTATTAATCAATTAGATGAGCATTTGAGTGGATCTAACTAA